Part of the Myxocyprinus asiaticus isolate MX2 ecotype Aquarium Trade chromosome 17, UBuf_Myxa_2, whole genome shotgun sequence genome, AATTTGTTTGTATTATGTTTCGTCAATACAGTTAAtgttgcctaaagaaaagaaaatagaactaatTTTTAGGTTCAAGGTAAATGTggtcttgtgtattattttatgatttaatcactttcgtctttgtttctttaatacaaagatatatttgagcgaacctgcagagttgtgttcacaatgtgtGTTGCAAGGCATGAACTGCTCCGTgtaaaataaagcaaactaaatttCCAGCACCTCCTAAGATGGTCTTAGGTCATTTGCAGCCTTCTCAAACacaacactattcttgcaaactgttttcagatgactgaaacggAGAAGaaagagtgataactctttacatgcatctgttccACGAGATGCTTCcactgcatgcctctgaacaaactgCGCATCAGACATGGgaattgacggcttttcttttgtcctgttcttaaaaatataataaagtatgtttcttcaagcgtgtcttttgtgtttaacagcatttcttgaCATGTGTTACTCAGAGACGACTTACACGTCACTCACCACTGTTGCGGGCAGATGAGCAAACTTACCCACTCATGAAATACCTGCAGTTGAGCTTGCGAGGATCTCGGTGAATaaggagctggattcagcctcatcgcATTTGGCGGATGGCGGGTGcaaatttcacaccctgggctactgtttaatatatctggtgacttcccagatccatggttttgccatttaccaatattgtcgatcatcgtctgtcaatgagtgtcgaaTTCGACATCGGGAGATTTGTAAGACATCTTCGATATCCGATAACATTGTTCTGTCGCCCAAAcctatattgaacccggaatattccttcatatTTTAATACAAACTATTACAGGATTTATTGACACCAGTGCATAGCTGCATATGAATGGGCTTTTTAATGATAGAGTTTATAAGCCAAGTATTTCATGAGTACATACAGTGTAAAATTAAATCTGATCAAAATGTGCTCTGACCCAGTTTAAGATTATGGTTGTTAAGACCTCTCCTTGTCAGTGTTCCCCAGTCTCTTATCTAGGTTTCTGTGTCTCATTTTATGATACAGCCTAGTTATTTTATAATTACACCGTGCATACTGCATATTTTCAAGTTACAATACAGCAAAGCCCAAACTAGTGCATCTCTTTAAGACATCTAGCTTAAATGTACAATTCCAGTGAATATGGAGGCATAGAGAATTTGATGCGGTTGCACTAAGTGGTTAAAATTATCACTTGAAAATGTTATTATAACCATAATACTAGTGGTGGAAAGAGAATATACTCTTAGAGAATATCAcactgtcaagtcttaaatgGTGTCTTTTACTACTAGTAGAACACCCAAACTGTAGAACAATAAATTATTTGCAGTAAATCTTAACTATGCTATAAAGAAGAATTAGTAACATTAGAGTATATACTATGCTCCAATGTTTCAAAACAGGTTGAATTGGTTGGAAAGGTAAActgttcttacattttttttccatcaatgtttttgttttgcagtGACGCTGCAGTCCTGAGCCCTTCTGTTGGGAGGCATCGCTCGGACTGGTGGGAGGAGCCTAATGCCTCAGAAATGTGAAACTATTAGTTACTGCAACCCCACCCCTTACAGGGATCCACGGTTACGAGCCTCCAATCCGCCATCAGTCTGGAGGTACTTTCTTTGCTCAAGTCTATACATGACATTGCACAATTTGAGGATAATTTGCCCATGGTAATTCACTCAATTAAGTTTTAGTTAGATTGAATACAGATTTTAcactctgaaaaaaacaacatgggCTCTCTTTCATGTGTTCATTATCATCACTGATGTGTCCATACCTCaatatttacacagaaaatgtactTCCATTAcggattgtttctcaccaaaatccCTGTATCGTTTTATCAGGTCTGTATATGCAGTGAATCGTGTGCCTTGGAATACAACATGagatgcatggactacttttattagaatgtttgggtccttttttttaagctttaaagcaaGGTGCTATCCACTGTCAGTAAGCTCTATGTATACTGCTCATTTCGGCAAATGTAGTTGGTCATCCGggtattctatgcatacagaaaattacaTACTTGGTAATATGGTATTCCGGACATAGTCAAGTTGTTCTGTATGCATTTAGCGTCACAAAAACTGCCTATAATTACCCCTCCTTTTTCTTGTCTGTTTCTAAGCTATGACTACATGACTTGAGCTATAGGCAGCGGCAACACATGTGGAGACGTGTGCAGACCTAGATGCTCAGCATTTGCTTCAGGAAGAATACAGTGTTACAACATAATTGGAGCAAAGTACACTTCATAATTGTGACCTCATCCTTGATggggtttttttttcccccatgagtTGGACAGGTTCTCTGGCAAGCCCCTTATGTAGGAAGTCATGAGCGTTTACAAGAAGGGGGAGCAAACAAATCTCCTgttaactgatgcagtgtgctgATTTCAGTATGAGCTCACCTCATCCTTTGACATTACTTATTTGCCATGTTTTGCTTTTTGCTTCTgggtatttgttttctttttacataATGCTGTTGTGCTTTTTCGACCTCAAATTACCATTGGCTCATGCATGTGTTTTGTCACACAGTCTTAAGGAAATTTTGAGTTGTTTGGGTGCATTGAGGGCGAGGGCTGGGAGGGGGCTGTTTCTTTGCCAGGTTGTGTAATGGGTAAAAATCTGTATTTGAGCGCCAGATAGGAGCTGGCTTGCCTCCAGGGTAATCTTATTCCTGTCCAGCAATGTGTTCCTCAGCAAACTGTGAGGTTCCAGTGACATTATGTTGTAATCAGTACATTGTAATCAGTACATTGCTACGGTCTCCTTTATGTGGTGTTTTCTGTCATGAGTCAATAATTGGCTTATTGGGCAAATTGGATGTGTAACCTTTATTGTTTATCTTTTCAATAATAAAAGAGAACAAGAAAGCAATGCAGCAACTAGCAACTAAATCAACTGCTTTATTTCAATGCTGACATTTTCAATCAGAataatctgtatttgtatcttttCAAATGGATGACCAACAGGAAGAGTTTGAGCTTTGCTAACACACAAGTTTGGCAAGAAAAGGAAGTCCAAGGTAGGGTTGTtccaggaagtgtgtgtgtgtgcgcccaTATCCATGGACAATCAAAGCCACTGTTGACATGCCTTTTATGTTGTCCCACTTTTTGTCCAAGACACCAgctcaacaaaacatttctgaccTTACCGATTGGCCTCTCCTGTTTTTGCCTCTAAAGAATGTTGGCCCAGAATGAGAGGTCCAGGGCTATGCAAGCTTTCCAAGGATACACCAAATGGTATTCACACTTGTCAATGGACATGCCACTTTCCATGTTTGCCATCCACTGAATGGCTGCAGCATACCTACCCCATTTTTGTGCAAGCCGGTCACCTCCCACTCACAGCTCCACTCTGAAATATCTGCCATCCCAAGTTTAGTCACATGAGAACCCCCTGTACCACTTTATCAGGTCTGTATCTGCAGTGGAAGAATCCCTTATATGCACTTTTGTCTGTTAGGGTTTAGGCCACCAACACATAAATACTGCTGTTTGTGGTGCTGCAGTCTTGTTTGTAGGGCGGATGGGTCCCTGTCATATGAGTGCTTGAGTAAGAGCCCAGCTGTGTCTGGACCAGGGTGGCTCTGCTCCCATTATGTCAGCCTAAAGGCCAGAGAGAACTGCTATAGCCATTGTGTTCACTGTGAAACAACTACTGCCTGAAGAGTTCTTTGCAATTCTGCACACTATGTCCAACAAACACTCACCTGACCCAAACATATTCCTAAGAAACTGCACTGACAGCTGTCATCAGCAGATTTTATTAACCATTTCCATCTCTTGACTATTTGTAGATTGTGTCATAATTCTGGCAGCTAACATGCTCCTGAATGAAAAGTATTTGTTGCAATACTTGTGCTGCCACTTTATAATACAAAGAACTGTTAGCTTCCTCCTCTTCTGGAACTCAAAAGAGATATTTAGCAAAATGTTGCAGGGGCTCTTTTCCAAACAAGGAAAATGAATGGGGATTGATGCTGTTGAGATCTAAAAATgacaagataaaaaaaacaacaccataaaatcagtggaaaggtagtccatacaactcctgtactatattccaagtctttgaaCGCATACCATATCTTTGTGTGGGAAACGGACTGGAATTTAAGTTGTTCTTTACTGATAAGCATTCCTCCTGTAGCTGTTTCACTCATCTAATTTGTGcatgtgcatattcaaacttaggttggagtttttttttttttttttttttttttataaagaatttgCCTAGGCATTCTGCTTATGCTACCTTAGATAATTGGTGTAATTCAAGATATTATATTAATGTGACAAATCCATTTTAGTTCAGTGACACTTTggagttattttttactatttttttctttttactcagGTTTACCACCATGCACCTCAAACCATACCCCAAACCACAAGATAAAGAAATACATCTGGAGTCTGTCCATGATGGAACACGAGGCCTCCGTGCCAACCAGCAGGGAGTGCTCAGGACAGAGTGGGGCATTCGCCAGGCGTGTGGCCTCATGGGCTCACCTGGCAACGGCACAACCAACCGGTGCCCCCTCAGTGTCATCTCCACCAATACCCTCCAGTGTAGCAACAATAAAAATGCCAACCGTGGGAGCAATGCACCGATTAGAGTATGTGGGGCCCGCAAGAGCAAAGCACCCTCTGTCACAACAGTTACTAGTTCTTTAGTTCTGCTCTCATCTTCAGCTGGTTTGGAGAATGAAGGCTCTCTAAGGATCTACCAAGAAGAGGATGGAGAAGGATCTTTGGACATATGGGCTGTCATTAAACCTGGGAACACAAAAgagaaaattgccatttttgCAGCTCAGAAGTGTGGCAATGCTTGCGACAGTGAAATTGACAACAGTCCTGAAAAAGAACACATTGCCCCAGAGTTGCGGACTGTCTCAGTGAAAAACAAAGGCTGCTGGGACAGTGACTGGTCTGTGGCCAAGCGCAGGAGAAGATCTGGTACCCCAGACATGCCGAGAAGTATGGAATCTCCACCCCCAAAACCTGATATACATAAAGTATCCATGGCCCTCAATGAGAACATCAACCCTTGTCAAGGAATGGCAGAGGACACAGTCAGGACAGAGGGAGAGGAGGATGGAAAGTTGCTCTCGGTTGTCGAGATGGTGGCATACTTGGAGCAAAGAGCAAGTGATCAGCAGATGAGCTCCAAACCCCCATCCTTGCGTAGTACCAGCACCATTACTCTGTCAAAAGTTGTATACATCCCCCAGCCTGAAGAACAGCAGTCCAAAGGCTCAGAACTACAAGAGGTCCAAGAGAAAGAGGGGGAATCTGTGCGGGTTCTGGAGATGGTGGCCAAGTTGGAGTCACAGTGCCTGAGCAGAC contains:
- the LOC127454891 gene encoding F-box only protein 34-like, with product MPQKCETISYCNPTPYRDPRLRASNPPSVWRFTTMHLKPYPKPQDKEIHLESVHDGTRGLRANQQGVLRTEWGIRQACGLMGSPGNGTTNRCPLSVISTNTLQCSNNKNANRGSNAPIRVCGARKSKAPSVTTVTSSLVLLSSSAGLENEGSLRIYQEEDGEGSLDIWAVIKPGNTKEKIAIFAAQKCGNACDSEIDNSPEKEHIAPELRTVSVKNKGCWDSDWSVAKRRRRSGTPDMPRSMESPPPKPDIHKVSMALNENINPCQGMAEDTVRTEGEEDGKLLSVVEMVAYLEQRASDQQMSSKPPSLRSTSTITLSKVVYIPQPEEQQSKGSELQEVQEKEGESVRVLEMVAKLESQCLSRQGLREGGDLSRNNSLRRKVGRVLLVGSEPYSLPLKPQDSRVESVPQELGSDLDKLSCTFKTPELANTETSQCGLVCCTIKQDEGSYMAEQETCTAVDMEKYVQSLPKHASSEASEGNEEPQPGMLFFAHSPNQTLKEQHQPPSESRLLNKEPSPLVQDSVPSVDTSVAVREDSRVGLGGYQNHPNIEETEGETSVVGRECVPFPLRRLVSHEFLETRFKIQLLLEPQQYMAFLPHHIIVKIFCLLPTESLAALKCTCHYFKFIIETYGVRPADSRWVSDPRYKDDPCKQCKKRYDRGDVSLCRWHHKPYCQALPYGPGYWMCCRGAHKDTPGCNVGLHDNHWVPAYYSINMSVHKKSRDNEGS